A genomic stretch from Cardiocondyla obscurior isolate alpha-2009 linkage group LG10, Cobs3.1, whole genome shotgun sequence includes:
- the LOC139106171 gene encoding ATP-dependent DNA helicase PIF1-like → MESMSLYEFAQWYDITTIEPMNNIPKYYKIDSKHFLKRRRCACLINHYKYNVETQSEDYFFSLLLMFKPWRNLDDLKNNCDTYAEAFEKAKQLVQQVDEELQQKNVSQDDPDNPIGIQNIEAGEAMQDFRDLGDVKLQDVTIAKLNADQLRVFNRVIDTVKSEDSILRLYVSEEGGTGKSFLIKTIKCWIKHNLNKDTALAAPTGIAAFNIDGLTVYRLLQLPVEHEIFDTNDVEDGWFGKKHILLFGDLLQLPPVREDCIFAQLSNDKFNKCIGFLTAINLWFTLFHYDELTINMRQREDDTYRQLLSRIRIGTLTTTDRVVLENRKIIFKGDSLESRLKEVCDFINNCSSDAVCLLPALHMCDALNTAMLSRIDSKEILLIAEDTIDCTLYLKKKVLKVLSNNDDDNSKTAGLSKEIVIKIGAKVMIRRNIDATLGLVNGTIATVVSVVRDISTDCVEKIKLLLPSGLEYLIERVNVKFEVVDKAFVTAVIDVGNSIFNFGQSYVALSRVTTVERLHLINFDPSKVTAHEKAIDEYNRLRYKYKPEAEIITMQKEHRTKVKDILWIQSNKLVEAVQENGQQN, encoded by the exons ATGGAATCTATGTCTCTTTACGAGTTCGCCCAATGGTATGATATCACGACAATCGAGCCAATGAATAATATAcctaaatattataaaatagatagtaaacattttcttaaacgacgacgatgtgcatgtcttattaatcactataaatacaatgttGAAACACAGTCCGaagattactttttttctttactgcttatgtttaaaccatggcgaaatttagacgatcttaaaaataattgtgacaCTTATGCagaagcatttgaaaaagcaaaacagttggttcagcaagttgatgaagaattacaacaaaagaatGTGTCTCAGGATGATCCTGATAATCCGATTGGTATTCAAAATATAGAAGCTGGTGAAGCGATGCAAGATTTTAGAGATCTTG gagatgtgaagttacaggacgtaacaatagcaaaattaaatgcggatCAACTAAGAGTATTTAATAGAGTCATTGATACGGTAAAATCGGAAGAttcgatattacgtttatatgtTAGTGAAGAAGGTGGAActggaaaaagttttttaattaaaacgattaaatgttGGATTAAACATAATCTCAACAAAGATACCGCTTTAGCAGCACCTACTGGTATAGCAGCGTTTAACATTGATGGTTTGACTGTTTACAGATTACTTCAATTACCTGTTGAACATG aaatatttgatacaaatgaCGTTGAAGATGGTTGGTTCGGTAAAAaacacattcttttatttggcgATTTACTTCAATTGCCTCCTGTACGTGAAGATTGTATTTTTGCGCAATtatcaaatgataaatttaacaaatgcaTTGGTTTTTTAACTGCTATTAATTTGTGGTTtacgttatttcattacgatGAATTGACGATTAATATGCGTCAGCGAGAAGACGATACATATAGGCAATTGTTGTCGAGAATTCGTATTGGTACATTGACAACGACTGATCGTGTCGtacttgaaaatagaaaaataatttttaaaggtgATTCTTTGGAATCCAGATTAAAGGAGGtatgcgattttattaataattgttcatcgGACGCTGTTTGTCTACTACCTGCACTTCATATGTGTGACGCTCTCAATACAGCTATGTTAAGTCGCATTGATTCAAAAGAGATATTACTaattgctgaagatacaattgactgtactttatatttaaaaaaaaaagtattaaaagtattatcgaataatgacgatgataattctaaaactgctggactttcaaaagaaattgtaattaaaattggagcaaAAGTTATGATAAGGCGTAATATCGATGCTACATTGGGTCTGGTGAACGGTACAATAGCTACAGTAGTTTCAGTTGTACGAGATATATCTACTGATTgtgtggaaaaaattaaattgcttttaccttcaggattagaatatttgatagaaagagtaaacgttaaatttgaagtggtggataaagcatttgtt ACTGCTGTTATTGATGTAggcaattctatatttaattttggtcAATCTTACGTTGCATTGTCTCGAGTAACAACTGTGGAAAGATTGCATTTGATTAACTTTGATCCTTCCAAAGTGACAGCTCACGAAAAAGCTATTGACGAATACAATCGACTAAGGTATAAGTACAaaccagaggcagaaataattactatgCAAAAGGAACATCGTACCAAAGTGAAAGATATTCTATGGATACAATCTAATAAACTAGTCGAAGCTGTTCAAGAAAATGGTCAGCAAAATTaa